A single region of the Solwaraspora sp. WMMD406 genome encodes:
- a CDS encoding 2Fe-2S iron-sulfur cluster-binding protein, with protein sequence MAVTISRPVRRRPVFHPLPVDAVERLTGDAVVITFAVPPRLRAEYHFRAGQHLTVRLVDPAAGETAGSGTADGGTADGGTAGSGTEIRRSYSICSTPAELADHGRLRIGVRRVAGGAFTAYATSRLRPGDTVDVMPPLGQFTTGFDPRRSRHYAALAAGSGITPVLSILATGLAVEPQSRFTLIYGNRSAHTVMFAEEIADLKDRYPARLQVVHVLSREVQEAELLSGRLDAGRLDRLLDTIVPGASIDEWFLCGPYGLVIEAQRVLGERGVPPSLVHSELFHVGESAASGPVTSAPGSGDPTAGARAFGDPTAGARAFGDPTAGTPAGVVGTELTVVLDGRASTVVVAPGERVLDAALRVRAELPYACKGGVCSTCRARVVAGAVSMARNFALEPDEVAAGYVLTCQSSPTTARLTVDYDA encoded by the coding sequence GTGGCGGTGACGATCAGCCGACCGGTGCGGCGGCGTCCGGTCTTCCATCCGCTGCCGGTCGACGCCGTCGAGCGGCTCACCGGGGACGCGGTCGTGATCACCTTCGCGGTGCCACCGCGGCTGCGGGCCGAATACCACTTCCGGGCCGGTCAGCATCTCACCGTCCGCCTGGTCGACCCGGCTGCGGGCGAAACCGCCGGCAGCGGTACGGCCGACGGCGGTACGGCCGACGGCGGTACGGCCGGCAGCGGTACGGAGATCCGTCGGTCGTACTCCATCTGCTCCACCCCGGCGGAGCTCGCCGACCACGGCCGGCTGCGGATCGGCGTACGGCGGGTGGCCGGCGGCGCCTTCACCGCATACGCGACGAGCCGACTGCGTCCCGGTGACACCGTCGACGTGATGCCGCCGTTGGGCCAGTTCACCACCGGTTTCGACCCGCGACGGAGCCGGCACTACGCGGCGCTGGCCGCCGGTTCGGGGATCACCCCGGTGCTGTCCATCCTCGCCACCGGACTGGCCGTCGAGCCGCAGAGCCGCTTCACCCTGATCTACGGCAACCGTTCGGCGCACACCGTCATGTTCGCCGAGGAGATCGCCGACCTCAAGGACCGGTATCCGGCCCGCCTGCAGGTGGTGCACGTGCTCTCCCGGGAAGTCCAGGAGGCGGAACTGCTGTCCGGGCGCCTCGACGCCGGGCGCCTCGACCGGCTACTCGACACGATCGTGCCGGGCGCGTCGATCGACGAATGGTTCCTCTGCGGCCCGTACGGCCTGGTCATCGAGGCACAGCGGGTGCTCGGGGAGCGGGGCGTGCCGCCGTCGCTGGTCCACAGCGAGCTGTTCCACGTCGGCGAGTCAGCCGCGAGCGGCCCGGTGACCAGCGCACCGGGGTCCGGCGACCCGACTGCCGGCGCGCGGGCGTTCGGCGACCCGACTGCCGGCGCGCGGGCGTTCGGCGACCCGACTGCCGGCACGCCGGCGGGCGTCGTCGGCACCGAGCTGACCGTCGTGTTGGACGGCCGGGCGTCCACCGTCGTCGTGGCACCGGGCGAACGGGTCTTGGACGCCGCGCTGCGGGTCCGCGCGGAACTGCCGTACGCGTGCAAAGGCGGAGTCTGTTCCACCTGCCGGGCGCGGGTCGTGGCCGGTGCGGTCAGCATGGCCCGCAACTTCGCGTTGGAGCCGGACGAGGTGGCGGCCGGTTACGTCCTGACCTGCCAGTCGAGTCCGACCACCGCCCGGCTCACCGTCGACTACGACGCCTGA
- the paaB gene encoding 1,2-phenylacetyl-CoA epoxidase subunit PaaB: MSRPTGDQPTPLWEVFVRSRRGLAHTHVGSLHAPDAALALRHARDLYTRRQEGVSIWVVPAETITASSPDEKDAFFDPAADKIYRHPTFYQVPDGVRHL, translated from the coding sequence ATGAGCCGGCCAACGGGCGACCAGCCCACCCCGCTGTGGGAGGTGTTCGTCCGGTCGCGGCGCGGACTGGCCCACACCCACGTCGGCAGTCTGCACGCGCCAGACGCGGCGCTCGCCCTGCGCCATGCCCGGGACCTCTACACCCGCCGACAGGAAGGCGTGTCGATCTGGGTGGTCCCGGCGGAGACCATCACCGCTTCCAGCCCCGACGAAAAGGACGCGTTCTTCGACCCGGCGGCGGACAAGATCTACCGGCATCCCACCTTCTACCAGGTGCCGGACGGGGTACGGCACCTGTGA
- the mqnC gene encoding cyclic dehypoxanthinyl futalosine synthase — protein sequence MTTSREIDSILQRGADGGRITPEEALLIYTDAPLHALGEAADAVRRRRYPDNIVTYLIDRNINYTNVCVTACRFCAFYRAPKHAEGWTHPTEEILRRCGEAVELGATQVMLQGGHHPDFGVEYYEELFGAVKAAYPQLVIHSIGPSEILHMAKVSGVSLDEAIVRIKAAGLDSIAGAGAEMLPDRPRKAIAPLKESGARWLEVMELAHRHGVESTATMMMGTGETNAERIEHLRMIRDIQDRTGGFRAFIPWTYQPENNHLKGRTQATTLEYLRMIAVSRLFFDQVAHLQASWLTTGKDVGQVALHMGVDDLGSIMLEENVISSAGARHRSNLHELIWMIRSAGRIPAQRDTEYRHLAVHRDPADDPADERVVSHYSSIALPGGGARRDLPLVDAR from the coding sequence GTGACTACCAGCCGGGAGATCGACAGCATCCTGCAGCGTGGCGCCGACGGTGGGCGGATCACGCCCGAGGAGGCGCTGCTGATCTACACCGACGCGCCGTTGCACGCCCTTGGTGAGGCCGCGGACGCGGTGCGGCGGCGTCGGTACCCGGACAACATCGTGACGTATCTGATCGACCGCAACATCAATTACACCAATGTCTGCGTCACGGCGTGCCGATTCTGTGCTTTCTACCGCGCGCCGAAGCACGCCGAGGGCTGGACACATCCGACGGAGGAGATCCTGCGGCGGTGCGGTGAGGCGGTGGAGCTCGGTGCCACGCAGGTGATGCTGCAGGGCGGGCACCATCCGGACTTCGGCGTCGAGTACTACGAGGAGTTGTTCGGCGCGGTCAAGGCGGCGTACCCGCAGTTGGTGATCCACTCGATCGGGCCGAGCGAGATCCTGCACATGGCGAAGGTGTCCGGGGTGTCGTTGGACGAGGCGATCGTCCGGATCAAGGCCGCCGGGTTGGACTCGATCGCCGGTGCCGGTGCCGAGATGCTTCCGGACCGCCCGCGCAAGGCCATCGCGCCGCTCAAGGAGTCCGGTGCCCGCTGGCTCGAGGTGATGGAGTTGGCGCACCGGCACGGTGTCGAGTCCACCGCGACGATGATGATGGGCACCGGCGAGACCAACGCCGAGCGGATCGAACACCTGAGGATGATTCGGGACATACAGGACCGGACTGGCGGCTTCCGGGCGTTCATCCCCTGGACCTACCAGCCGGAGAACAACCACCTGAAGGGCCGGACCCAGGCGACCACCCTGGAGTACCTGCGGATGATCGCCGTCTCCCGGCTCTTCTTCGACCAGGTGGCGCACCTGCAGGCGTCGTGGCTGACCACCGGCAAGGACGTCGGCCAGGTGGCGTTGCACATGGGCGTGGACGATCTGGGGTCGATCATGCTGGAGGAGAACGTGATCTCCTCGGCCGGTGCCCGGCACCGGTCCAACCTGCACGAGCTGATCTGGATGATCCGGTCGGCTGGTCGGATTCCCGCCCAGCGCGACACCGAGTACCGGCACCTCGCGGTGCACCGCGATCCGGCCGACGATCCGGCCGACGAGCGGGTGGTCTCCCACTATTCGTCGATCGCGCTGCCCGGCGGCGGGGCGCGTCGGGACCTTCCGCTGGTGGACGCCCGCTGA
- the paaD gene encoding 1,2-phenylacetyl-CoA epoxidase subunit PaaD → MGDAPADTTAASVAARAAVAAVVDPEIRVLTIDDLGILRDVQVRPDTGTVEVTITPTYTGCPAMDVIRADIRAALLRAGFAEVRIATVLAPAWSTDWISAAGRRKLAEAGIAAPGPAVRSGPVPVTITVRCPACGSPRTEQLSRFGATACKALWRCQDCAEPFEQMKAL, encoded by the coding sequence ATCGGAGACGCCCCGGCCGACACGACGGCGGCGAGCGTCGCCGCCCGGGCGGCCGTCGCGGCCGTCGTCGACCCCGAGATCCGGGTACTCACCATCGACGACCTGGGCATCCTGCGCGACGTCCAGGTGCGTCCGGACACCGGTACGGTCGAGGTGACCATCACCCCCACCTACACGGGATGCCCGGCGATGGACGTCATCCGCGCCGACATCCGGGCCGCCCTGCTACGGGCCGGGTTCGCCGAGGTACGGATCGCCACCGTACTCGCCCCGGCCTGGAGCACCGACTGGATCTCGGCGGCGGGCCGGCGCAAACTCGCCGAGGCCGGCATCGCCGCCCCCGGGCCGGCCGTCCGCTCCGGACCGGTGCCGGTGACGATCACGGTCCGCTGTCCGGCCTGCGGGTCACCGCGTACCGAACAGCTGAGCCGGTTCGGCGCCACCGCCTGCAAGGCACTGTGGCGGTGTCAGGACTGTGCCGAGCCGTTCGAGCAGATGAAGGCCCTGTGA
- the paaC gene encoding 1,2-phenylacetyl-CoA epoxidase subunit PaaC: MTTTAPDQLLWWADDALIAAQRLAYWCARAPELEEDVALTNVALDQLGVARLLLTYAAQRLPASAVSAAPASAPLTEDTLAYLRTDHEFRNSLLVELPERDFAVTIGKLLFLSAYQVQLYRALGDSRDERLAAIAAKASKESAYHLDHATLWTVRLGDGTDESHRRMQDAVDELWPYTHELFEPPTDPAGAVDPAALRSAWSAAVEPVLADATLRRPDDDWRPAGGRQGRHTEHLSYLLAEMQVVHRAYPGAQW, translated from the coding sequence GTGACCACCACCGCCCCCGACCAGCTGCTGTGGTGGGCCGACGATGCGCTGATCGCCGCCCAACGCCTGGCGTACTGGTGCGCTCGCGCCCCCGAACTCGAAGAGGACGTGGCGCTGACCAACGTCGCCCTGGACCAGCTCGGAGTGGCCCGGCTGCTGCTGACGTACGCCGCGCAACGGCTACCCGCCAGCGCGGTGTCCGCCGCGCCCGCGTCCGCGCCGCTGACCGAGGACACCCTGGCGTACCTGCGGACCGACCACGAGTTCCGAAACAGTCTGCTGGTCGAGCTGCCGGAGCGCGACTTCGCGGTGACGATCGGGAAGTTGCTGTTCCTCTCGGCGTACCAGGTGCAGCTCTACCGCGCGCTGGGCGACAGCCGCGACGAGCGGCTCGCCGCTATCGCCGCCAAGGCCAGCAAGGAGTCCGCCTACCACCTCGACCACGCGACGCTCTGGACCGTGCGGCTCGGTGACGGCACCGACGAATCACACCGACGCATGCAGGACGCGGTCGACGAACTCTGGCCGTACACCCATGAGCTTTTCGAGCCGCCGACGGACCCGGCGGGGGCGGTCGACCCGGCGGCCCTGCGGTCGGCCTGGTCCGCTGCCGTCGAACCGGTTCTCGCCGACGCCACGCTGCGCCGACCCGACGACGACTGGCGACCGGCCGGTGGTCGACAGGGGCGGCACACCGAACACCTGTCGTACCTGTTGGCCGAGATGCAGGTAGTGCACCGGGCGTATCCGGGGGCGCAATGGTGA